The following DNA comes from Candidatus Micrarchaeia archaeon.
GGCCCGAGAACAGGGGTGCGATTGATGCCGAACCGAACATAAGCCCGGCGTAGGCAACCAGGTACAGTGCGAAGAAAACAGCCCCGAAAACTAGCTGGGGGATGAAATAGACTGCGATGTTTATCGGGTTTTCGCGCAGAAGCTCGAATGTCCGGGACAGGGTTTTCTGGACGTACATGGTAGTGAATCCGCGCGTTTATTTTAAAAGAGTGCTGCGCAACACGCGCAGCTGATGAAAACCTCAGTCCACCTTAGCCACCGCCGCTTTCTGGAACATCGCGGCGAAGTTCTTCGCCTTCCTCGCGCCCTTCTTCTGATATCCATAAGCCGCAAGGAGCGGGAATGTTATTGTCGCTTCACCCCAAACCATCTGCTCGTACGTGGTTTCGACCTTGCCCCAGGAACTGGCTTCCTTGAGGGTGGAGCCGGAAAGAGCGCCGTCCCTCTCGTCCGCGACAGTGAGCTGTATCGCATATCTGTGCATGGGC
Coding sequences within:
- a CDS encoding deoxyhypusine synthase family protein is translated as ELTKLKIHAKETGLLMIGGGVPKNFTQDVVVATDILGEEMPMHRYAIQLTVADERDGALSGSTLKEASSWGKVETTYEQMVWGEATITFPLLAAYGYQKKGARKAKNFAAMFQKAAVAKVD